A genomic window from Nematostella vectensis chromosome 9, jaNemVect1.1, whole genome shotgun sequence includes:
- the LOC5517313 gene encoding octopamine receptor, with protein MDNSSLPFSTGMASEKVIRVASIVTALVIVVGNMLTILTFFCNSNLRKRSFYLVINLAVADFLIGIIPATIFACITFNYGETNTGIYWVYMSSDRLLGLASMTTVALIAIERMWATVWPLRHLNSSCRVYVGAICASWLVPTLLTGLSISAKFNWSKIPVIWTKIAMHQPIAVIVILLMGTAAAYTITFVSFKRHTIQMEQAGSCSRVSRRQMQKQRLARTMCLVTGASILTWLPFVILNYLYITINPSLSLIVAFKILQYTNSAINPIFYAVKMPGFRKSLIKTVCFHRYR; from the coding sequence ATGGACAACTCGTCTCTGCCTTTCTCGACAGGGATGGCGAGCGAAAAAGTCATTCGTGTTGCCTCTATCGTCACTGCCTTGGTTATTGTGGTTGGTAACATGTTGACCATTCTCACATTCTTCTGCAACAGCAACCTCCGCAAGCGCAGTTTCTATCTCGTCATCAACCTGGCCGTGGCCGACTTCCTTATTGGAATTATTCCCGCTACAATCTTTGCCTGTATAACATTTAATTATGGTGAGACGAATACAGGCATTTACTGGGTCTACATGAGTAGCGATAGGCTGCTTGGACTAGCATCTATGACAACTGTAGCTCTAATAGCAATAGAGCGTATGTGGGCTACCGTGTGGCCTCTGCGCCATTTAAACTCGAGTTGTCGAGTATATGTCGGCGCAATCTGTGCTTCTTGGCTGGTTCCTACATTACTGACAGGACTTAGCATTTCCGCCAAATTCAACTGGAGCAAAATTCCGGTCATATGGACAAAAATAGCAATGCATCAACCTATCGCCGTAATTGTAATTCTGCTAATGGGAACAGCAGCGGCCtacaccatcacttttgtgaGTTTCAAACGACACACAATCCAGATGGAGCAGGCAGGAAGCTGTAGTCGTGTATCCAGACGACAAATGCAGAAACAGCGTCTTGCTCGGACCATGTGCTTGGTCACCGGGGCCTCCATTCTTACATGGTTGCCATTTGTTATATTGAACTACCTCTATATTACCATAAATCCATCGCTCTCCTTGATAGTGGCATTTAAGATTCTCCAGTACACCAACTCTGCCATAAACCCAATTTTTTATGCAGTAAAGATGCCTGGGTTCAGAAAGTCGTTGATAAAGACAGTGTGCTTCCACCGTTATCGTTGA